A portion of the Tepidanaerobacter syntrophicus genome contains these proteins:
- the nikC gene encoding nickel transporter permease: MNKKTLLKFFKNPLNLIGTLIIIMLILVAVFAPYIAKFDPIEISMSDKLLPPGSRHLFGTDEMGRDIFSRIVYGARISLAVGIEVVTFAAVIGVILGGISGYFGGWIDEIIMRITDMFLSFPSFILAMAVAAALGPSLTNAVMAVSLTWWPWYTRIVRGQILALKEFEYVEAAKAIGNNDMKIIFKHILPNCISPVIVEATMDIGFAIQLTAGLSFIGLGAQPPTAEWGAMISTGRQYILSHWWYPTFPGMAILITVLGFNLIGDGLRDFLDPKTRKFTER; this comes from the coding sequence ATGAACAAAAAAACTTTACTAAAGTTCTTTAAAAATCCTTTGAATCTAATAGGTACGTTGATTATTATTATGCTGATACTTGTTGCTGTATTCGCTCCTTACATAGCAAAATTTGATCCGATAGAAATTTCTATGAGCGATAAGCTTTTACCACCGGGCAGTCGCCACCTTTTTGGCACTGATGAAATGGGAAGAGATATATTCAGCAGAATAGTTTACGGTGCGCGCATATCCCTTGCAGTAGGGATAGAGGTAGTAACTTTTGCTGCGGTTATAGGAGTGATATTAGGGGGAATTAGCGGATATTTTGGCGGGTGGATAGATGAAATAATAATGAGAATTACTGACATGTTTTTATCCTTCCCCTCATTTATACTTGCAATGGCAGTTGCAGCTGCCTTAGGACCGAGTCTTACAAATGCTGTGATGGCAGTAAGCCTTACATGGTGGCCGTGGTATACCAGAATAGTAAGAGGTCAGATTTTGGCCTTAAAGGAATTTGAATATGTGGAGGCTGCAAAAGCAATCGGCAATAATGATATGAAAATCATCTTTAAACACATTCTACCGAATTGCATTTCGCCTGTTATCGTGGAAGCTACCATGGATATAGGATTTGCTATACAGCTTACTGCCGGTTTAAGCTTTATTGGTCTTGGAGCACAGCCTCCCACTGCTGAATGGGGTGCCATGATTTCAACCGGCCGTCAGTATATATTAAGTCATTGGTGGTATCCTACTTTTCCGGGTATGGCAATTCTTATAACGGTTTTAGGCTTTAATCTGATAGGAGACGGACTTAGAGATTTTTTAGATCCCAAAACAAGGAAGTTTACAGAACGTTAG